The following are encoded together in the Capsulimonas corticalis genome:
- a CDS encoding AI-2E family transporter: MDKWLRLLVTTSSALTLILLIGIVIWLLGHITHTLLIFSLGALLAYALDPMVEWLRRTGVGRSKRVPSREMSVAVVVCSILLLFGFGCWSLEGHLVTEMRVLHENGPRYHEHLLRLASGVDEKLSAAGVKFSLTGAIAHPPSEIKALGARAGREALPALGHVFGALGESIIVLLIAVYYLIFGSGMRSGFNAMLPEDLRTRVDLWEDDVNRILGSFVRGQLLIALVVGALAAVGCLALGLHLWLLIGLLVTGAALIPVFGPYLGAIPAVLAAAASPTHLHNPVAAVCVILVYFVIINEVGSKILYPKLVGEALGLHAVLVLFVLFAGLELAGVVGVLFAAPLTALTIVSVVHLYRYWQDLPDSSLADAAQRAAKQHSDKRITEKE; the protein is encoded by the coding sequence ATGGATAAATGGCTGCGCCTGCTTGTGACGACCAGCTCCGCGCTGACGCTGATTCTGCTGATCGGCATCGTGATCTGGCTTTTGGGACATATCACGCATACACTGCTGATCTTCTCGCTGGGAGCGCTGCTTGCTTACGCGCTCGACCCCATGGTGGAGTGGCTGCGCCGTACCGGCGTCGGCCGCTCCAAGCGGGTCCCCAGCCGGGAAATGAGCGTCGCCGTGGTGGTCTGCTCGATCCTGCTGCTCTTCGGCTTCGGCTGCTGGTCGCTGGAGGGGCATCTGGTGACCGAGATGCGCGTTCTGCACGAGAACGGCCCTCGGTATCACGAGCATCTGCTCAGACTCGCCTCCGGCGTGGATGAGAAGCTAAGCGCGGCTGGCGTGAAGTTCAGCCTCACGGGCGCCATCGCGCATCCTCCGTCGGAGATCAAGGCGCTGGGGGCGCGGGCGGGCCGCGAGGCGCTCCCAGCGCTGGGGCATGTGTTCGGCGCGCTCGGCGAGTCGATCATCGTGCTGCTGATCGCGGTGTACTACCTGATCTTTGGTTCGGGAATGCGGTCGGGATTTAATGCGATGCTGCCCGAGGACTTGCGAACTCGAGTGGATCTCTGGGAAGACGATGTCAATCGTATCCTGGGCAGCTTCGTTCGCGGCCAATTGCTCATCGCCCTGGTGGTGGGCGCGCTGGCGGCGGTCGGCTGTCTGGCCCTGGGGCTGCATCTGTGGCTGCTCATCGGCCTGCTGGTGACGGGCGCGGCGCTCATTCCGGTCTTCGGACCGTATCTGGGCGCCATTCCCGCCGTGCTGGCGGCGGCGGCCAGTCCCACGCATTTGCACAACCCCGTCGCGGCGGTCTGCGTGATCCTGGTTTACTTCGTGATCATCAACGAGGTGGGATCGAAAATTCTGTATCCGAAACTCGTGGGGGAGGCGCTGGGACTGCACGCCGTCCTGGTCCTCTTTGTCCTATTCGCCGGCCTGGAGCTGGCCGGGGTGGTGGGCGTTTTGTTCGCCGCGCCGCTGACGGCGCTGACGATTGTCAGTGTCGTACACCTCTACCGATACTGGCAGGATCTGCCGGATTCTTCGCTCG